The stretch of DNA ACGCAAAGGTCTCTTATAGCGGGAAAACGTAATGATCGATATTCAAAACCAGAAAGATAACAGAAATATAGATATTCAAAAAGTCGGCGTTAAGGGAATAAAATACCCTATTGTCGTTCTTGACCGCGCCAACGGTACCCAGCACGTTAACGCAACCATCAACATCTATGTCAACCTTCCCCACCACTTCAAGGGGACACATATGAGCCGTTTTGTCGAAATTTTGAATGAATTCAGGGGTCAAATCAACATTAAAACCTTAAATAAAATTCTCCAAAAGATCAGGAAAAAACTTCACGCAGAATCGGCGCATATAGAGATTGAATTTCCTTACTTTGTTGAAAAAACCGCCCCTGTATCGGGGTCAAAAAGCCTCATGGACTATATGTGCTCCTTCAGTGGACAAAACAACGGTAACAAAACCGCTTTTCTGGTCGGCGTTGTTGTGCCGGTCACTACGGTGTGCCCCTGCTCAAAGGAAATCAGCAACATGGGCGCTCATAACCAGAGAAGCATGGTAACCGTGAAGGTCAGGTTCAACAAGTTTTTCTGGATCGAGGATATCATCAGGATAGTGGAAGACTCGGCAAGCGGTGAAGTGTACTCGCTTTTAAAAAGAGTGGATGAAAAATTCGTCACGGAAAAAGCTCACGAAAATCCGATGTTCGTTGAAGACGTAGTAAGAAATGTGGCCCAAGAGCTCAACAGGGATGATAATTTCAGATGGTACAGCGTTGAGGCTGAAAATTACGAAAGTATTCATAATCACAGCGCTTACGCTTACGTAGAGAAAAATTGCAAGACGGATTCCTGATGGGCGATGACAGGAGTCTTCTTCATTTTCCTTTGACAAAACCCTTTGAATCATTTAGAAAATCTGTTAGATTCCTCTTAGAAAGATTTGAAACAAAGCGACATGCATTTACAGTAACATCCGGTGGCGTGTGTGCATTGCGAAACGGGAAGGAATTGTAAACCATGGAATCAAGTGACAAGCTAACATTTTTTAACATATACAAGCAGGGATTCATAAGGGTTGCCGTCTGCATACCGGAGGTAAAGGTAGCCGACACGCCATTCAACGCCGCCGGCACAATCAAACTGGCGAAGCAAGCTTCAGCTAACAACGCGATTTTTACACTCTTCCCTGAGCTCGGCATTACCGCCTATTCGAACGATGACCTGTTTCAACAGGATGCTCTCCTGAAAAGCGTCATCGACGAACTCAACGACATTCTCCAAGCCACGAAAGACCTGAATACAATTATAGTTATCGGCGCCCCCCTGCGGGTCGATTTTCGTCTATTCAACTGTGGCATTGTCCTCCACCGCGGGCGCATCCTCGGCATTGCAGTCAAATCCTATCTGCCTACCTATCGCGAATTTTACGAAGGCCGCCAGTTCAGTCCGGCTGAAGATGTTCAGTCCAAGACAATCGACATTTGCGGGCAGGCAAACATCCCTTTTGGAGCGGACATTCTCTTTGATGTCGAGAATATACATAATTTTAAATTCTTTATTGAAATATGTGAAGATGTCTGGGTACCTGTCCCACCATCGAGCTTTGCCGCCATGGCCGGAGCAACTCTCATCGGGAACCTTTCCGCATCCAACATAACCGTTGGAAAATCGGAGTATCGCCATTCCCTTGCGTCCAGCCAGTCCGCACGCTGTATTTCTGCATACCTTTATGCGGCTTCAGGTCCGGGTGAATCCACCACCGATCTTTCATGGGACGGTCATGCGCTGATTTATGAAAACGGCAATCTCCTGTCAGAATCGGAACGTTTCTTCCATAAATCCCAGGTAATCTATGCTGATGTAGATCTGGACAGACTGGCCCAGGACAGAATGCGTATGAACAGCTTTGGTCAGAATGCCCGCACCCATAAAGAAAGACTCAAAGGATTCCGGAAAGTATCATTTTTCGTCGATCCTGTTGAAAAGAGAATATTGCTGACAAGGGAATATCCAAGATTCCCGTATATACCTGCAGATCCCGGAAAGCGTGACCAGCGCTGCTATGAAGCTTATAACATCCAGGTTCACGGGCTGGCCCAGCGGTTGAAATCATCAGACATCAAAAACGTAGTAATCGGTGTATCGGGCGGCCTGGACTCCACCCATGCCCTGATTGTTGCTGCGAGGACTATGGAACTCTTAAACCTCCCGTTATCCAATGTTAAAGCGTACACCATGCCGGGTTTTGCGACATCGGAGAAAACGTACACAAATGCACTCAGGCTGATGAGGGCAATCGGTGTTGAGTCGAACGAGATTGATATAAGACCCAGTTGTATGCAGATGCTCAAAGATATCGGCCACCCCTATGCAGAAGGAGAAAAGCTGTACGATATTACTTTTGAAAATATTCAGGCCGGTGAGCGTACTTCCCATCTGTTTCGAATTGCCAATATGAGAAACGCCCTCGTTGTCGGTACAGGTGATCTCAGCGAACTGGCACTCGGATGGTGTACCTACGGTGTCGGTGATCACATGTCTCATTACAATGTGAACGCCAGTGTGCCAAAAACCCTTATTCAGCATCTGATCCGATGGGTTGCCCATTCTTCGCAGTTTACTGAGGAAACTTCCGAAATCCTGCTTGACATTCTTGAAACAGAAATAAGTCCTGAGCTTATCCCGGGAAAAGATAGTGATCAACCCGCTCAAAAGACAGAATCTTCCATAGGCCCCTATGACTTGCAGGACTTTAACAACTTTTATATAACCCGTTTCGGCTACCTCCCGACCAAAGTGGCCTTCATGGCCTACTGTGCATGGAGAGATAAAGCAAAAGGACTATGGCCCGATGTGCCTGAAGAAAAGAGGACTCAATACA from Deltaproteobacteria bacterium encodes:
- the folE2 gene encoding GTP cyclohydrolase FolE2 codes for the protein MIDIQNQKDNRNIDIQKVGVKGIKYPIVVLDRANGTQHVNATINIYVNLPHHFKGTHMSRFVEILNEFRGQINIKTLNKILQKIRKKLHAESAHIEIEFPYFVEKTAPVSGSKSLMDYMCSFSGQNNGNKTAFLVGVVVPVTTVCPCSKEISNMGAHNQRSMVTVKVRFNKFFWIEDIIRIVEDSASGEVYSLLKRVDEKFVTEKAHENPMFVEDVVRNVAQELNRDDNFRWYSVEAENYESIHNHSAYAYVEKNCKTDS
- a CDS encoding NAD(+) synthase, whose product is MESSDKLTFFNIYKQGFIRVAVCIPEVKVADTPFNAAGTIKLAKQASANNAIFTLFPELGITAYSNDDLFQQDALLKSVIDELNDILQATKDLNTIIVIGAPLRVDFRLFNCGIVLHRGRILGIAVKSYLPTYREFYEGRQFSPAEDVQSKTIDICGQANIPFGADILFDVENIHNFKFFIEICEDVWVPVPPSSFAAMAGATLIGNLSASNITVGKSEYRHSLASSQSARCISAYLYAASGPGESTTDLSWDGHALIYENGNLLSESERFFHKSQVIYADVDLDRLAQDRMRMNSFGQNARTHKERLKGFRKVSFFVDPVEKRILLTREYPRFPYIPADPGKRDQRCYEAYNIQVHGLAQRLKSSDIKNVVIGVSGGLDSTHALIVAARTMELLNLPLSNVKAYTMPGFATSEKTYTNALRLMRAIGVESNEIDIRPSCMQMLKDIGHPYAEGEKLYDITFENIQAGERTSHLFRIANMRNALVVGTGDLSELALGWCTYGVGDHMSHYNVNASVPKTLIQHLIRWVAHSSQFTEETSEILLDILETEISPELIPGKDSDQPAQKTESSIGPYDLQDFNNFYITRFGYLPTKVAFMAYCAWRDKAKGLWPDVPEEKRTQYTIGEIKQWLEVYLYRFFKLSQYKRSCMPNGPKVGSGGSLSPRGDYRAPSDSEATVWLDNAKNIPEKDD